In Hevea brasiliensis isolate MT/VB/25A 57/8 chromosome 13, ASM3005281v1, whole genome shotgun sequence, a single genomic region encodes these proteins:
- the LOC110632503 gene encoding uncharacterized protein LOC110632503, whose product MDPIKYVIESPYLLGRIAKWQVILSQNDIIYMTRKAVKESVIADLLAENPINEYEALDLEFLDEYINIVEEEIEEQSDVWQMYFDGVVNISGNGIESILVSPDEKNFLVVVMLRFKCTNNVTEYEACVSGLQVAIGMKVKKLEVYSNSALIIYQVKREW is encoded by the coding sequence AAAGTCCATATCTACTAGGGAGAATAGccaaatggcaagtcatactATCCCAAAATGATATTATCTACATGACCAGAAAGGCAGTGAAGGAAAGTGTTATAGCAGACCTCCTGGCAGAAAATCCAATCAATGAATATGAAGCTTTGGATCTTGAATTCCTGGATGAATATATCAATATAGTAGAGGAAGAAATAGAAGAGCAGAGTGATGTCTggcaaatgtattttgatggggtAGTTAACATATCAGGTAATGGAATCGAATCAATCTTGGTATCTCCAGATGAAAAAAATTTCCTAGTCGTAGTAATGTTGAGATTCAAATGTACAAACAATGTTactgaatatgaagcttgtgtgagtgGTTTACAAGTAGCCATTGGAATGAAAGTCAAGAAGTTAGAAGTATATAGCAATTCAGCTTTGATAATCTATCAAGTGAAAAGGGAATGGTA